From Gemmatimonadota bacterium, a single genomic window includes:
- a CDS encoding Glu/Leu/Phe/Val dehydrogenase produces the protein MTATSGNIRPERDTHLGGENPFESMMARFDIAAKKLNLEHNVYSVLRHPEKQLIVACPILRDNGQVEVFTGYRVLYNTARGPAKGGIRFDMGVTLDEVKALAAWMTWKCAVVNLPFGGAKGGILCDPSTMSMVELERLTRRYTSGIIDFLGPDSDVPAPDVNTNERIMAWIMDTYSMHKRHTVTAVVTGKPVEMGGSLGRREATGRGCMLVTREALKGLNMPIDQRTRVVVQGFGNVGSISAKLMQDLGLRIVAVSDKDGGIYNKEGFDVSDLIAHVKEHKSLKSYPSADRITNEELLSLDCEVLVPAALENVITDDNAGTIKAKIICEGANGPTSATADQILQDKGILVIPDILANAGGVTVSYFEWVQDRGGYFWDEETVNTRLERIMVESYNEVAGMAATHGVSMRIAAYMVAIDRVAKVHRLRGMHA, from the coding sequence ATGACAGCCACAAGTGGGAATATCCGACCGGAGCGAGATACGCACCTCGGAGGGGAAAATCCCTTTGAATCGATGATGGCGCGGTTCGACATCGCGGCCAAGAAGCTGAACCTGGAGCACAACGTGTACAGTGTGCTGCGTCACCCGGAGAAGCAACTCATCGTGGCGTGCCCGATTCTCCGGGACAACGGCCAGGTTGAGGTGTTTACCGGCTACCGCGTTCTGTACAACACGGCCCGCGGGCCGGCCAAGGGCGGCATCCGGTTCGACATGGGGGTGACCCTCGACGAGGTCAAGGCCCTGGCGGCATGGATGACGTGGAAATGCGCCGTTGTCAACCTGCCATTCGGTGGCGCCAAGGGCGGCATCCTCTGCGATCCCTCGACGATGTCGATGGTGGAGCTCGAGCGGCTGACCCGCCGGTACACGTCGGGAATCATCGATTTTCTGGGCCCGGATTCGGACGTGCCGGCACCGGACGTCAACACCAACGAGCGGATAATGGCGTGGATCATGGACACCTACTCCATGCACAAGCGCCACACGGTGACGGCGGTGGTGACCGGGAAGCCCGTCGAGATGGGCGGGTCGTTAGGCCGGCGCGAGGCCACCGGCCGGGGGTGCATGCTCGTCACCCGCGAGGCCTTGAAGGGCCTCAATATGCCGATTGACCAGCGGACCCGGGTGGTCGTGCAAGGGTTCGGCAACGTGGGCTCGATCAGCGCCAAGCTGATGCAAGATCTCGGGCTCCGGATCGTCGCGGTGAGCGACAAAGACGGCGGCATCTACAACAAAGAGGGGTTCGACGTCAGCGACCTGATCGCTCACGTGAAGGAACACAAGTCGCTGAAGTCGTACCCGAGTGCCGATCGGATCACGAACGAGGAACTCCTCTCGCTCGACTGCGAGGTCCTGGTACCGGCGGCGCTTGAGAACGTGATTACCGACGACAACGCCGGAACGATCAAGGCCAAGATCATTTGCGAAGGGGCCAACGGCCCGACCTCGGCCACGGCCGACCAAATCCTGCAGGACAAGGGCATCTTGGTCATTCCCGACATCCTGGCCAACGCCGGCGGCGTCACGGTGAGTTACTTCGAATGGGTTCAGGACCGGGGCGGATACTTCTGGGACGAGGAGACCGTGAACACCCGGCTGGAACGGATCATGGTCGAGTCGTACAATGAAGTCGCCGGGATGGCGGCCACCCACGGCGTCAGTATGCGGATCGCGGCGTACATGGTCGCCATCGACCGGGTCGCGAAAGTTCACCGGCTCCGCGGCATGCATGCGTAG
- a CDS encoding 23S rRNA (pseudouridine(1915)-N(3))-methyltransferase RlmH, protein MVAVITTLIAVGKLRPSLQEACDDYLARLRRYGDVVTREVREAPASASPPEQRRTEAKRLLDKVPERAVVIALDRTGTGWTSEGLASHLGRWREGARPLALVVGGSTGLDATALARADHRWSLGPLTLPHQLARLVVLEQWYRAWTILRGEPYHK, encoded by the coding sequence CTGGTTGCCGTGATCACCACCCTGATCGCGGTTGGGAAGCTCCGGCCGTCGTTGCAGGAGGCGTGCGATGACTACCTCGCGCGCCTTCGCCGCTATGGCGATGTCGTGACCCGCGAGGTGCGGGAGGCACCGGCCAGCGCGTCGCCCCCCGAGCAGCGGCGGACGGAAGCGAAGCGACTGTTGGACAAGGTCCCCGAGCGCGCCGTCGTCATCGCGCTCGACCGCACCGGCACCGGATGGACCAGCGAAGGCCTGGCAAGCCATCTCGGTCGATGGCGGGAGGGGGCACGGCCGCTCGCCCTGGTCGTCGGCGGGTCAACCGGGCTTGATGCCACCGCGCTCGCCCGGGCGGATCACCGATGGAGCCTTGGGCCGCTGACCCTGCCGCATCAACTGGCCCGGCTGGTGGTGCTCGAACAGTGGTATCGTGCCTGGACGATTCTTCGTGGCGAACCGTATCACAAGTAG
- a CDS encoding class I SAM-dependent methyltransferase: MGDWFQKWFGEEYLQLYPHRDGLDAEEMVALIERTLPDQPPGRVLDICCGAGRHALAFRDRGFGPIGADLSAHLLERAREVAHVPLVRADLRALPFRPGSVGLVVNLFTSFGYFEHDREHVAALREMIKPLRQGGWFVIDYLNTTQVIATLTSWEETTLGGMPVVIERSLKDGVRFVIKTITTPDGRQFLERVRLYPPAELIAMIEQAGGRVRHQFGDYHGGPPGPDRPRVILFAQAAAC; this comes from the coding sequence ATGGGCGATTGGTTTCAAAAATGGTTTGGCGAGGAGTACCTTCAGCTCTACCCCCATCGGGACGGCCTCGATGCGGAGGAGATGGTGGCCCTGATCGAACGGACCCTTCCGGACCAGCCCCCGGGCCGGGTGTTGGACATCTGTTGCGGAGCCGGCCGCCATGCGCTCGCCTTTCGGGATCGCGGCTTTGGGCCGATCGGCGCCGACCTCTCGGCTCATTTGCTGGAGCGAGCCCGGGAGGTAGCCCATGTCCCGCTGGTGCGGGCCGATCTTCGGGCGTTGCCGTTTCGACCGGGTTCGGTCGGGCTTGTGGTCAATCTGTTTACCAGCTTCGGATACTTCGAGCATGATCGTGAGCATGTGGCCGCGCTGCGGGAGATGATCAAGCCCTTGCGTCAGGGAGGTTGGTTCGTCATCGACTACCTCAATACCACCCAGGTCATTGCGACGCTGACGAGCTGGGAGGAAACGACGTTGGGTGGCATGCCGGTGGTCATCGAACGATCGTTGAAGGACGGCGTCCGCTTTGTGATCAAGACGATTACGACCCCGGACGGTCGTCAGTTTCTCGAGCGAGTCCGGTTGTATCCGCCGGCCGAGTTGATCGCCATGATCGAGCAGGCCGGCGGCCGGGTCCGCCATCAGTTTGGGGACTATCACGGGGGGCCGCCGGGCCCCGACCGGCCCCGAGTCATTCTCTTCGCCCAGGCGGCGGCATGCTGA
- the bshC gene encoding bacillithiol biosynthesis cysteine-adding enzyme BshC yields the protein MLNFFDTPLGTAPAWPEPRQGGVAAALLSGFVGGTEAVRDKLRHPEVLVVTTGQQPGLFTGPLYTIHKALSARALAVLLEERWHRPVVPVFWLAGDDHDYPEAAGTHWFGPDGALVAAALDPRPAEAPQRPMFREPVPAKAAELMAEMVAALPPGLARDQTSAWLARHYRPDSTLAAAFGGALAEVLRPLGVICFDPTGAPAKGAAVPTLVAAIHRAEELDRLLVAKAAELETRGQTVSVKVGDGATLAFLDGPGGRDRLVLDPGGFRTRRGGEVVSDQDLDRIAREEPIRLSPNVLLRPVIESALLPTVGHIAGPGELRYLALAGGLYEALGVPKPAAIPRWSGVLVEPRVERSLEKFGTTVALVSEAGAEVERRVLRGLVPPDFDPAFADAKQAIATAYERIVAVARAIDPTLERPATASRGGAESGLADLEKRLLQAQKRRQGEVLAQWERARTAIRPAGAPQERIVGLPAFAGRYGFGFLSALADHIVTWYRRALEGGAPPA from the coding sequence ATGCTGAACTTCTTCGATACGCCGTTAGGCACCGCGCCGGCATGGCCCGAGCCGCGGCAGGGTGGCGTGGCCGCTGCGCTTCTCTCCGGATTCGTTGGTGGCACGGAGGCCGTCCGCGACAAGCTCCGCCATCCCGAGGTGTTGGTGGTGACCACGGGTCAACAGCCCGGCCTGTTTACCGGCCCGCTCTACACCATTCACAAGGCCCTGTCGGCTCGGGCGCTGGCGGTGTTGTTGGAGGAACGGTGGCACCGCCCGGTCGTCCCGGTGTTTTGGTTGGCCGGCGATGATCACGACTACCCGGAAGCCGCCGGGACCCATTGGTTCGGGCCGGACGGGGCCTTGGTCGCGGCGGCGCTCGACCCGCGGCCGGCGGAGGCGCCCCAGCGGCCGATGTTCCGGGAGCCGGTTCCGGCCAAGGCGGCGGAGCTCATGGCCGAAATGGTGGCGGCGCTTCCCCCGGGACTGGCCCGAGACCAGACCTCGGCGTGGTTGGCCCGCCACTACCGGCCTGACAGCACGCTCGCGGCGGCGTTCGGTGGGGCGTTGGCCGAGGTCCTCCGTCCCCTGGGAGTCATCTGCTTCGACCCGACGGGAGCTCCCGCCAAAGGCGCCGCGGTTCCAACCCTGGTGGCGGCCATCCATCGGGCGGAGGAGCTCGACCGTCTGCTGGTGGCCAAGGCCGCCGAGTTAGAAACTCGCGGTCAGACGGTGAGCGTCAAAGTCGGCGACGGCGCCACGCTGGCCTTTCTCGACGGGCCCGGTGGCCGCGACCGCCTCGTGCTCGATCCGGGCGGGTTTCGGACCCGGCGGGGCGGGGAGGTCGTGTCGGACCAAGATCTCGATCGAATCGCCCGCGAAGAGCCGATCCGGCTGTCGCCGAACGTCCTGCTCCGCCCGGTCATCGAGAGCGCCTTGTTGCCCACGGTCGGCCACATCGCCGGTCCCGGGGAGCTTCGGTATCTCGCCCTGGCCGGCGGGTTGTACGAAGCCCTGGGCGTCCCCAAGCCGGCCGCCATCCCGCGATGGTCCGGTGTGCTGGTCGAGCCGCGGGTCGAGCGGAGCCTCGAGAAATTCGGCACGACGGTCGCACTGGTCTCCGAGGCCGGAGCTGAGGTTGAGCGGCGGGTTCTTCGCGGGCTCGTTCCACCCGATTTCGACCCGGCGTTCGCCGACGCCAAACAAGCGATCGCCACGGCCTACGAACGAATCGTGGCCGTGGCGAGGGCCATCGACCCAACGCTCGAGCGGCCCGCGACCGCCAGCCGGGGTGGGGCGGAGAGCGGTTTGGCCGACCTCGAGAAGCGGCTCCTGCAGGCTCAAAAACGCCGGCAGGGCGAAGTCCTGGCGCAGTGGGAACGGGCGCGAACCGCCATTCGGCCGGCGGGAGCTCCCCAGGAGCGGATTGTGGGCCTTCCGGCCTTTGCCGGACGGTATGGTTTCGGTTTCTTGTCCGCGCTCGCGGACCATATCGTCACGTGGTACCGGCGCGCCCTTGAAGGTGGGGCGCCTCCCGCCTAG
- the murJ gene encoding murein biosynthesis integral membrane protein MurJ — translation MVAAGIFVSRVVGLVRQRVLSHYLGQSAVADAFNAAFRIPNVLQNLFGEGALSASFIPEYVRLRSSGDEAGARRLAGAVAGLLGTVVLVLVAVGVAAAPWLVDILALGFSGPTRELTVALVRILFPGIGLLVLSAWCLGILNSHHRFFLSYAAPVVWSLAIIGAALAAAGGAPERLVIWAAWGAVAGSALQLLVQLPTALRLAGSVRPSLDRTAPSVGVVLRNFGPAFLSRGVGQISAYFDTIIGSLLPAGGLTALTNAQALYTLPISLFGMSVAASELPAMSVAAGSSVPSEALRARIMAGTDRVAFFVIPTVFAFLFFGHLVAGLVFQTGRFGAEDARWVWGTLAASSLGLLPQASGRILSSAHYALGDTRRPLRFAAIRLAVGVVIGYAASQFGPGLLGIDDRWGTAGLGLAAAIGGTLEFGLLRRSLEGTIGSLAVDRVAHAKLWASGLVATAVGWLVAVAVPPGAPFRTAALVLGVFGLTYLGVTAVVGVGRVRDFLARIRR, via the coding sequence GTGGTCGCGGCCGGGATCTTCGTGAGCCGCGTCGTTGGGTTGGTCCGCCAACGCGTCCTCAGTCACTACCTCGGCCAAAGCGCGGTCGCCGACGCGTTCAATGCGGCGTTCCGGATTCCTAATGTTCTCCAGAATCTCTTTGGGGAAGGGGCCCTCTCCGCCTCGTTCATTCCGGAGTATGTCAGGCTTCGATCGTCGGGCGATGAGGCGGGGGCCCGGCGGCTCGCGGGGGCCGTCGCCGGGTTGTTAGGCACCGTGGTGCTGGTGCTGGTGGCGGTCGGGGTCGCGGCCGCTCCCTGGTTGGTCGATATCCTGGCCCTGGGGTTTTCCGGGCCGACCAGGGAACTCACCGTGGCCCTGGTCCGGATCCTGTTCCCGGGCATCGGCCTTCTGGTCCTGTCGGCCTGGTGTCTCGGGATCCTCAACAGCCACCACCGGTTCTTTCTGTCCTATGCGGCGCCCGTGGTGTGGAGCCTTGCCATCATCGGGGCGGCCCTGGCGGCGGCCGGCGGTGCCCCTGAGCGGCTGGTGATCTGGGCGGCCTGGGGCGCGGTGGCGGGGAGCGCGCTCCAGCTGTTGGTGCAGTTGCCGACGGCCCTGCGATTGGCGGGCTCGGTTCGACCGAGCCTCGACCGGACGGCCCCCTCGGTTGGGGTCGTGCTCCGGAACTTTGGTCCCGCCTTCTTGAGTCGCGGCGTTGGCCAGATCAGCGCCTACTTCGATACCATCATCGGAAGCCTCTTGCCGGCGGGGGGGCTGACCGCGCTCACCAACGCCCAGGCTCTCTACACGCTCCCGATCAGTCTGTTCGGCATGTCGGTAGCCGCGTCCGAGCTGCCGGCCATGTCGGTGGCTGCCGGATCGTCGGTGCCCTCGGAGGCGCTCCGGGCCCGGATCATGGCGGGCACCGACCGGGTGGCGTTCTTCGTGATCCCAACGGTGTTCGCCTTTCTCTTCTTCGGACATTTGGTGGCAGGCTTGGTATTCCAAACTGGGCGATTCGGGGCGGAGGATGCCCGGTGGGTGTGGGGGACGCTGGCCGCCAGCTCGCTCGGGCTCTTGCCCCAAGCCTCCGGGCGGATCTTGAGCTCGGCCCACTACGCGTTAGGCGACACTCGGCGACCGCTTCGGTTTGCCGCGATTCGCCTCGCGGTTGGGGTCGTGATCGGGTATGCCGCTTCGCAGTTTGGCCCCGGACTCCTCGGCATTGACGATCGCTGGGGCACGGCGGGCCTCGGGCTGGCGGCGGCCATCGGCGGCACCCTCGAGTTTGGGCTGCTGCGCCGGTCGCTCGAGGGCACGATCGGATCGCTGGCGGTTGATCGGGTGGCCCATGCCAAACTCTGGGCCTCCGGTCTCGTGGCGACGGCCGTTGGCTGGCTGGTGGCCGTGGCGGTGCCACCCGGGGCCCCGTTTCGTACGGCCGCCCTGGTGCTCGGTGTTTTCGGTCTGACCTATCTCGGTGTCACGGCCGTCGTGGGCGTGGGGCGGGTCCGGGACTTCCTTGCCCGGATCCGCCGATGA
- the uvrC gene encoding excinuclease ABC subunit UvrC produces the protein MTGPDHLLERKLETLPDGPGVYLWKDRTGQVLYVGKAKNLRSRVRSYFPSDHSGSLKNQLLVRQIVDVETIVVASETQSLLLENNLIKEHQPRFNVRLKDDKSYPSIAVTMKEPFPRVLVTRRRDLPGARYFGPYTDVADMRRSLALIRRIFTVRTCSDDLPASRRERPCLDYHIGRCKAPCVARQEQADYRSMIDEVIRFLEGKTGDVRSRLRDMMLAASGGEDFERACDLRDALKWLEQVDAPAAVDLLAGGDADVVGYARDGDDVVCVLLRVRDGRMIARDHRILDNLEDVADGTVLEHFLIRYYLHADDRSRRVQIPFPPTDFDAVQAVFADAEFATPIRGTGKRWLDLADRNAQHLLESLKLESFETDERSDDPVYALGRALGMATVPRTLICVDISTNQGRDTVGSLVWFEAGRPKKAEYRKFKIKGPGQQDDFAAIHEVVTRYFSRRVEEQRPLPDLVVIDGGKGQLSSALDAMSALGLAAIPLIGLAKKEEEIFVPGAAESLRLSRRSTALRLLQRARDEAHRFGVTYNRKRRTDRTITSALLTIPGVGPNRRRALIERFGSLAGVKSANAAEISTLAGFSTKLAERILEHLKTPST, from the coding sequence ATGACCGGGCCGGACCATCTGCTCGAACGGAAGTTGGAGACCTTGCCGGACGGGCCCGGCGTGTACCTCTGGAAGGACCGGACCGGCCAGGTCCTTTATGTCGGCAAGGCCAAGAATCTCCGAAGCCGGGTCCGGAGCTACTTCCCATCCGATCATTCGGGAAGCCTCAAGAACCAGCTGCTGGTTCGCCAGATTGTCGATGTCGAGACCATCGTCGTGGCGAGTGAAACCCAGTCCTTGCTGCTCGAGAACAATCTGATCAAGGAGCACCAACCCCGCTTCAACGTCCGCCTCAAAGACGACAAGAGCTATCCGTCGATTGCCGTGACGATGAAAGAGCCGTTTCCAAGGGTTCTGGTGACCCGCCGCCGCGATCTGCCGGGTGCCCGCTACTTTGGCCCGTACACCGATGTGGCCGACATGCGGCGGAGTCTCGCTTTGATTCGGCGAATTTTTACAGTCCGGACCTGCAGCGACGACTTGCCGGCGTCCCGGCGTGAGCGACCCTGCCTCGACTATCACATCGGGCGCTGCAAGGCCCCGTGCGTCGCCCGGCAGGAGCAGGCGGACTATCGGTCCATGATTGACGAGGTGATCCGGTTTCTCGAGGGAAAGACCGGCGACGTCCGTTCACGGCTCCGGGACATGATGCTGGCCGCGAGCGGCGGCGAGGATTTCGAGCGGGCCTGCGATCTCCGCGATGCCTTGAAGTGGCTCGAACAGGTCGATGCTCCCGCGGCCGTGGATCTCCTTGCTGGCGGCGATGCCGATGTCGTGGGTTATGCCCGCGACGGTGACGACGTCGTCTGCGTACTGCTCCGGGTCCGGGACGGCCGGATGATTGCACGCGACCATCGGATCTTGGATAACCTCGAGGATGTCGCCGATGGTACCGTCCTCGAACACTTCCTCATCCGCTACTACTTGCACGCGGACGACCGGAGCCGGCGAGTCCAGATCCCGTTTCCGCCCACCGACTTCGACGCCGTGCAGGCGGTGTTTGCCGATGCAGAGTTCGCGACGCCGATCCGGGGCACCGGCAAACGATGGCTCGATCTCGCGGACCGGAACGCCCAGCACCTGCTCGAGAGCCTCAAGCTCGAGTCGTTCGAAACCGATGAGCGGTCCGACGATCCGGTGTATGCCCTCGGACGGGCGTTAGGCATGGCGACGGTACCCAGGACCTTGATTTGTGTCGACATCTCCACCAATCAAGGCCGGGACACCGTGGGGTCGTTGGTGTGGTTCGAAGCGGGGCGTCCTAAGAAAGCCGAGTACCGGAAGTTCAAGATCAAGGGGCCGGGCCAGCAGGATGACTTCGCCGCCATCCATGAGGTCGTGACCCGGTATTTCAGCCGCCGGGTGGAGGAGCAGCGGCCACTCCCGGATTTGGTGGTCATTGACGGCGGCAAGGGGCAACTCAGTTCGGCCCTCGACGCGATGTCGGCGCTCGGCCTGGCCGCGATTCCACTGATCGGACTCGCGAAGAAGGAAGAGGAGATCTTCGTCCCCGGCGCCGCCGAGTCGCTCCGCCTCTCTCGGCGGAGCACAGCCCTCAGACTGCTCCAGCGGGCCCGCGATGAAGCCCACCGGTTCGGGGTCACCTACAACCGGAAGCGGCGGACCGACCGGACCATCACCTCCGCGCTCCTGACCATTCCCGGCGTTGGGCCAAACCGGCGGCGGGCGCTGATCGAGCGGTTCGGGAGCCTCGCGGGCGTCAAGTCGGCCAACGCGGCCGAGATCAGTACCTTGGCGGGGTTCTCTACCAAGCTGGCCGAACGGATTCTCGAACATCTGAAGACCCCATCGACCTGA
- a CDS encoding threonine synthase has translation MLDWHLECSKCGVTRGPEGLPSVCDACGKPWLVRYPERRPALADRDHPTGGRGMWRFRALLPVAAGETPLTLGEGDTPLLRVDRLERDLGFRSLWVKDEGTNPTGSFKARGLCAALHRATLAGASAFTLPTAGNAGVAAAAYGARARVAVRVYAPRTTPAPILTQIRAFGADLQLLDGHIGDCGKASRAFAAESGALDLSTLREPYRIEGKKTMGLELAEQFDWKLPDVIIYPTGGGTGLIGMWKVFQEMAALGWVTGTLPRMFTVQSDGCAPVVRAFTTGADECVAWENPWTVASGLRVPGPLGDRLMLEALRQSGGGAVSVTDEELGREAARGSSREGIDFSPEGGAALAAAVELKAQGVIRADDQVLLFNTGAGWLYR, from the coding sequence ATGCTTGATTGGCATCTCGAATGCTCGAAGTGCGGCGTCACTCGCGGCCCCGAAGGGCTGCCGAGCGTGTGCGACGCCTGCGGCAAGCCCTGGCTGGTCCGTTACCCCGAGCGGAGGCCCGCGCTGGCCGATCGGGATCATCCGACTGGTGGCCGCGGGATGTGGCGGTTCCGCGCCCTCTTGCCGGTGGCCGCGGGAGAGACCCCCCTGACGTTGGGGGAGGGAGATACCCCGCTCCTTCGGGTCGATCGGCTCGAGCGGGACCTCGGGTTTCGGAGCCTCTGGGTCAAGGACGAGGGCACCAATCCAACCGGCTCCTTCAAGGCCCGGGGGCTCTGTGCCGCCCTCCACCGAGCCACTCTGGCGGGTGCCTCCGCGTTCACCTTGCCGACCGCTGGGAATGCCGGGGTAGCCGCGGCGGCTTACGGGGCCCGGGCCCGCGTGGCGGTTCGGGTGTACGCACCCCGGACTACCCCGGCTCCGATCTTGACCCAAATCCGCGCGTTCGGTGCCGATCTCCAACTCCTCGACGGGCATATCGGCGATTGCGGCAAGGCCAGCCGGGCGTTTGCGGCAGAGTCGGGGGCGCTCGATCTCTCGACACTTCGAGAGCCATATCGGATCGAAGGCAAGAAGACGATGGGGCTCGAACTGGCGGAGCAGTTTGATTGGAAGCTACCCGATGTCATCATTTATCCGACCGGCGGCGGAACCGGCTTGATCGGGATGTGGAAAGTCTTCCAAGAAATGGCCGCCCTTGGCTGGGTGACTGGAACATTGCCGCGAATGTTCACCGTCCAGTCTGACGGATGCGCGCCGGTCGTTCGGGCCTTCACCACCGGTGCCGACGAATGTGTTGCCTGGGAAAACCCCTGGACCGTGGCCAGTGGCCTCCGGGTGCCTGGCCCCCTTGGTGATCGCCTGATGCTGGAGGCGCTCCGCCAGAGTGGTGGCGGGGCGGTTTCGGTCACCGACGAGGAGCTCGGCCGGGAGGCCGCCCGGGGCTCGAGCCGGGAGGGTATCGACTTCTCCCCCGAGGGCGGTGCCGCGCTGGCCGCCGCGGTCGAGCTCAAAGCCCAAGGCGTCATCCGGGCGGACGATCAGGTGCTGCTTTTCAATACCGGAGCCGGCTGGCTCTATCGGTAG
- the larC gene encoding nickel pincer cofactor biosynthesis protein LarC, producing the protein MSSQRFALIDPAAGISGDMLLGALIELGASPAWLQGLPARLGVTGVGITIDAVMRCGMQCTKVTVTVNGATEGPGDVIDGQPASGPERPAHHHHHPQHPHDAGHHHEAGHDAHRHVGELLEMIARAELSPATKQRATEVFRLLAEAEGRIHGVAAESVALHEVGAFDALVDIVGVVEGFEQLGITDIRTRPVALGSGWVRAAHGLMPVPTPATALLVEGLAVAPDGPIQGEATTPTGAALLRVLATPAALGEWSTVKTGWGAGSRDPAGYANTLRIVIGEPADRGAEDVVVIATDLDDLSPEYLEPLRSALVAAGAMDVQTWPIQMKKGRTGFRVEALTPSDLVGSVTGAFFTHSPTAGVRRWTAARSTLRRDHWVLQTGDGEQFRIKTIHGPAGAQLKPEFDDVVAAAERSGQPAYQVFRRVQAQALRAEESAFAPTKESQP; encoded by the coding sequence ATGTCGTCTCAACGGTTCGCCCTGATCGACCCGGCCGCTGGCATTAGCGGGGACATGCTGCTCGGCGCCTTGATCGAACTCGGTGCTTCGCCGGCGTGGCTCCAGGGCCTTCCGGCTCGGCTCGGGGTTACGGGTGTTGGGATCACCATCGACGCCGTCATGCGATGCGGGATGCAGTGCACCAAGGTGACCGTGACCGTCAATGGTGCAACCGAGGGGCCTGGAGACGTCATTGATGGGCAGCCAGCGAGCGGGCCTGAGCGCCCGGCCCATCACCACCACCATCCGCAGCACCCGCATGACGCCGGGCATCATCACGAAGCCGGCCACGACGCCCACCGGCATGTGGGCGAATTGCTCGAGATGATTGCCAGGGCGGAATTGTCCCCGGCTACCAAGCAAAGAGCCACCGAGGTTTTCCGGTTGTTGGCAGAGGCTGAGGGCCGGATTCATGGCGTTGCCGCGGAGTCGGTGGCCTTGCATGAGGTCGGGGCATTCGATGCCTTGGTCGACATCGTTGGCGTGGTCGAGGGGTTTGAGCAACTCGGGATCACCGACATTCGGACCCGCCCAGTGGCGCTCGGGAGTGGCTGGGTCCGGGCCGCTCACGGCCTGATGCCGGTGCCAACCCCAGCCACCGCGTTGCTGGTCGAGGGGCTGGCGGTGGCGCCGGATGGGCCGATTCAAGGCGAGGCCACCACCCCGACCGGCGCAGCCCTCCTCCGGGTCCTCGCCACGCCGGCGGCGCTCGGCGAATGGTCGACCGTCAAGACCGGTTGGGGGGCTGGGAGTCGAGACCCAGCGGGCTACGCCAACACGCTCCGAATCGTGATCGGAGAACCCGCCGATCGAGGGGCGGAAGATGTCGTGGTCATCGCCACTGACCTCGATGACCTGAGTCCCGAGTACCTCGAGCCACTCCGCAGCGCGCTGGTCGCGGCCGGGGCGATGGATGTCCAGACCTGGCCGATCCAGATGAAGAAGGGCCGCACCGGGTTTCGGGTGGAGGCGCTTACCCCGTCGGATCTGGTTGGCTCGGTTACGGGCGCGTTCTTTACCCACAGCCCGACGGCCGGAGTTCGCCGATGGACGGCGGCTCGTTCGACGCTCCGCCGGGATCATTGGGTGCTCCAAACCGGCGACGGCGAGCAGTTTCGGATCAAGACCATTCACGGGCCTGCCGGGGCCCAGCTTAAGCCGGAGTTCGACGACGTGGTTGCCGCGGCCGAACGGTCCGGACAACCGGCGTATCAGGTGTTCCGCAGAGTTCAAGCACAGGCCCTCCGGGCGGAGGAGTCTGCATTCGCCCCCACGAAGGAGTCACAACCATGA